The DNA region TTTCGAGAAAGTTTAGGCTACCAAGAAGTTAAAGCCAACACAATCACCAATTCCCTGATCATCGAGGAAGACTTACAAACCTTCATCTCCACCACCGAACTCAACGAAAAGCCCTACGAAGCCCTACTCAAAAAATATAGCGGCAACGCCCAACAACTGCTAGCAGATCTAATCGAACTGATCCAAGAGCGCATCGCCAGCAGCCGCAACATGGCCCTCTTCATCAATGCCAACAAATCCGTTACCCTGCAAGGCATCAAACTCCACCTATTCTACACCGACGACAGCGTAATTCACGACAGCAGCCTCTTTGCCCAAAATATCTTCTCTGTTGTTCAAGAACTGCCCTATAAATACCACTATCAAAGCAAACAAATCTTTTCCTTCCGTCCTGATCTCTGCCTCTTTGTTAATGGCATTTACCTCGGCTATAGCGAACTAAAATCTAACCTCAGCAACCAAACCGCCCGTAAGAATGGACGGGGTAAAGTCATCAAAGACTACTTTGATGCTGTCCGAATCTATCACGACACCTTTGATCAAAATCCTCACCTCAGCGACAAAGAAAAAGACTCCTACCGCAAAGACTTTCTCAAAATCTTTGAAAAAGCCATTCACATCACCACCACCGACATAGCCGAAACCTACGTCATTCGGACGCTCTCTGACTATTTCGACGACATCCTCACCACCTGCCGCGAAGGGAAGTTTGATCGCGAAGAGTACGAAAAGAAAGTTGTCAAAGCCTTCAAACCCTATCCACTGCTTAATTCCACCGCTGAACAAAAGGAAAAACTCAAAGAACTCTTCATTGCCCACTACGGCAAAAGCTTCATTGAAAAAGAAATCCTCTACTACAACTTTATTGAGCGGGATGTTTACGTTGTCAACGGTAAAAAGGAACTCAAAAACGAAATTGGGCAACTAATCTCACCCCGTCCCAAACAAAAATTCGGCACCGATAAAATTCTGGCTAAAATTGACGAATTCTTAGAACATGAAGCCGAAGACGACTACTTCATTCACCAGCTAGAACAGCAGCTAGCCCACGTCTCCACCGCCAAACGTCAGGAACTTATCGAAAAGCGCAAAGCCTACGCTAACAACAAAAACGTCTATTCTCTCCTATTGCAATATGCTGCCGGGTTCGGCAAATCCAACATTATTGGCTGGACAGCTCTACAACTCAAAGATCTACGCCGCAACGGTGAATACATTTACGACAAAATTATGATTGTGGTTGATCGCCTGCAACTCCGCAGCCAGATCGACTCGAAAATGCTGAATATGAACATCGATAACCGGATGTACATTGAGGCACATAACAAAAAAACCTTCCAAGAAGCCCTCCGATCCGACACCCGTTTAGTCATCGTCAACCTGCAAAAATTTGGGGCTGTGCGAGAAATGCTCGACTCCGACACCCTACAAAAACTCGCCCAACTCCGCATCGTCTTTTTGATCGACGAGATTCACCGCTCCAACAGTGGCGATCAACACGAAGAAATGGTCAATATCTTTGACGAACTGCAAACCCCCTTTGACTCACAGCAGCAATACAACCAAACCCGCACAAAGAAAAACCTGATAGTCGGCTTCACTGCCACCCCCGACGATCACACCCTCGCCCGCTTTGGTGAATTTAGCGGCTATGCCGAAAGCGAAAAACTCTGGGTTCCCTTCGACTCCTACACCATGAAAGAAGCCATTGAGGACGGCTTTATTCTCAACCCCCTGAAAAATATTGTCCCCGTCGCCTCTAAGATGCTGTTTGACATCCCCAGCAATGAACTGGAGGGCTTCACCGAGCCAAATTACAAAGATGCCGATAAAAAGCAAATTTATGAAAACCGCGAGCGCATCAACGCCATTGCCCAATATGTTGCCGATTTGCTGGTGAAAGATGTCTATCGGCAAATCCGAGGCACCGGCAAAGCAATGCTGGCGGTGTATTCGATTAAAGCAGCAATCGCTTACAAACAAGCTGTAACCCAACATTTCAACGAACTCATCAAACAGCCCAAATACGCCAAATATGCCGGCGCTCCTATCCATATTGTCTACTCCAGCAACCAAGACGAACAAAGCGCCACAGGACTAAACGAAGGACTCACCGAAGAAAAAGTCTTAGAAAGCTTTGCCCTCAAGAAAAATGGCTTAATCATCGTGGTAGCCAAATTACAAACTGGCTTTGACGAGAAAAAACTGCACACCCTATTTTTAGATAAAGAAATTAAAGGCATTGCCGCGATTCAAGCTATCTCACGGGTAAACCGCACTGCCAAATACAAAAATGATTGTAAAATCGTTGATTTTTCCTATAACAATGTCAACGTCCAAAATATCAAAGATGCCTTCGAGCATTTTTCGGATGTCGTTGTTAGTGACTTCGATCCTCACAGTGACAAACGAGTTTTAGAAATTCTGTTTACAGAGCTTAAAAAATCCGATGTTTACGAGCAATTCTTTGAGGTCTTTCTCGCAATTTTCAACAATAACGCTAAACGCAATCATCCTGAAAGTTGCCTCGACTTAGAAAGCAGCATCGAAAAGTATATTGATGCCAACCCCAAGCGCACTGCCGGCACCAAAGCTAAAGCTGCTCAGTATTTCACCATCCTCAACCGCATTGAGTATGTGATTAGCCTAGATGAGAAGTACAGCGAACCTAGCTTGCTAGAATTCCTGCGTCTGTTCAATACCATTTACAATAGACTACACCGGACTGATGATATTAAAGACGCAATCGAAGTCTATTTTGATAACCAAATCGGCATCATTGAAGTTGAAACCCAAGAACCAGAGCCAAAGAAAAAGAAACCCACTAAGGTTGCTGAAGGCAAAGAACCTAGCAATACAGCATATCAATTTGATATTCTTGCTATCCTCGATGCGCGTAATGAACAAGAAGCTTTAAAAGGAGAACGTATTCAAGAATTTGCCTTAAAAATTAGCGATCTCTTTGAATATGTGCGGAATGCTGAGGACGGCAAACGTTTGATTATTAAGATTAAATCAAATGTTACAGAAGAGGAAATCTATGAAGACTTTGCCAAAATCTATCGCAAATATAAAGTATTAAATCGAAAACAAGTGGGAGATT from Microcoleus sp. FACHB-68 includes:
- a CDS encoding DEAD/DEAH box helicase family protein — its product is MSELHLQDKFLIPFFRESLGYQEVKANTITNSLIIEEDLQTFISTTELNEKPYEALLKKYSGNAQQLLADLIELIQERIASSRNMALFINANKSVTLQGIKLHLFYTDDSVIHDSSLFAQNIFSVVQELPYKYHYQSKQIFSFRPDLCLFVNGIYLGYSELKSNLSNQTARKNGRGKVIKDYFDAVRIYHDTFDQNPHLSDKEKDSYRKDFLKIFEKAIHITTTDIAETYVIRTLSDYFDDILTTCREGKFDREEYEKKVVKAFKPYPLLNSTAEQKEKLKELFIAHYGKSFIEKEILYYNFIERDVYVVNGKKELKNEIGQLISPRPKQKFGTDKILAKIDEFLEHEAEDDYFIHQLEQQLAHVSTAKRQELIEKRKAYANNKNVYSLLLQYAAGFGKSNIIGWTALQLKDLRRNGEYIYDKIMIVVDRLQLRSQIDSKMLNMNIDNRMYIEAHNKKTFQEALRSDTRLVIVNLQKFGAVREMLDSDTLQKLAQLRIVFLIDEIHRSNSGDQHEEMVNIFDELQTPFDSQQQYNQTRTKKNLIVGFTATPDDHTLARFGEFSGYAESEKLWVPFDSYTMKEAIEDGFILNPLKNIVPVASKMLFDIPSNELEGFTEPNYKDADKKQIYENRERINAIAQYVADLLVKDVYRQIRGTGKAMLAVYSIKAAIAYKQAVTQHFNELIKQPKYAKYAGAPIHIVYSSNQDEQSATGLNEGLTEEKVLESFALKKNGLIIVVAKLQTGFDEKKLHTLFLDKEIKGIAAIQAISRVNRTAKYKNDCKIVDFSYNNVNVQNIKDAFEHFSDVVVSDFDPHSDKRVLEILFTELKKSDVYEQFFEVFLAIFNNNAKRNHPESCLDLESSIEKYIDANPKRTAGTKAKAAQYFTILNRIEYVISLDEKYSEPSLLEFLRLFNTIYNRLHRTDDIKDAIEVYFDNQIGIIEVETQEPEPKKKKPTKVAEGKEPSNTAYQFDILAILDARNEQEALKGERIQEFALKISDLFEYVRNAEDGKRLIIKIKSNVTEEEIYEDFAKIYRKYKVLNRKQVGDYFFREMEDLVNKLCDDFEVTVRNADQQSI